A single window of Sandaracinaceae bacterium DNA harbors:
- a CDS encoding cytochrome-c peroxidase, with translation HDGSQADLASAVRIMGQVQLNLELTDAQVADIVAFLGALDGELPAHARMPAAAPAEGAPAPAAPIAPAPAE, from the coding sequence CCACGACGGCTCGCAGGCCGACCTGGCCAGCGCCGTGCGCATCATGGGCCAGGTGCAGCTGAACCTGGAGCTGACCGACGCGCAGGTGGCCGACATCGTGGCGTTCCTCGGCGCGCTGGACGGCGAGCTTCCGGCACACGCGCGCATGCCCGCGGCGGCTCCGGCCGAGGGTGCGCCCGCTCCGGCGGCTCCCATTGCTCCCGCGCCCGCGGAGTGA